A single window of Nicotiana sylvestris chromosome 3, ASM39365v2, whole genome shotgun sequence DNA harbors:
- the LOC104238576 gene encoding boron transporter 4-like, producing MKSRFGTPFEGIAEDIRGRVSYYKQDWIAGIRSGIGILAPTTYIFFASALPVIAFGEQLSRDTDGSLSTVETLASTAICGIIHSILGGQPIMILGVAEPTIIMYSYLYKFAKGKEELGQTLYLAWAGWVCVWTALMLFLLAIFNACSIISKFTRIAGETFGMLIAVLFIQEAIKGLVSEFHIPKSDDPSSEKNQFHWLYTNGLLGIIFTFGLLYTALKSRKARSWWYGTGWIRSFIADYGVPLMVLVWSALSFIVPNKVPSGVPRTLYSPLPWESASLYHWTVIKDMGKVPPTYIFAAIIPAVMIAGLYFFDHSVASQMAQQKEFNLKNPSAYHYDILLLGFMTLLCGLIGLPPSNGVLPQSPMHTKSLAILKKQLIRKKMVESAKESIRRKASNSEIYGNMQAVFIEIDSSPVNAVAKELKHLKEAIMKHEIENGNGEKSNGRFDPEKHIDAYLPVRVNEQRVSNLLQSLLVAASVGAMPVIKKIPTSVLWGYFAYMAIDSLPGNQLWERILLLFITPGRRFKVLEGVHASFVESVPFRYIAIFTVFQLVYLLVVFGVTWIPIAGILFPLPFFLLISIRQHLLPKLFHPRHLQELDAAEYEEIAGTPKRALSFSFRETEATEEGKIEICDAEILDELTTSRGELKFRTVSFSEDKRPQVYPTENCTES from the exons ATGAAGAGTCGTTTCGGAACTCCATTTGAAGGCATTGCAGAGGATATTCGAGGACGCGTTTCTTACTACAAGCAGGATTGGATTGCTGGAATTAGATCTGGAATAGG GATATTAGCTCCAACTACATACATATTTTTCGCATCTGCTCTTCCAGTTATTGCTTTTGGAGAACAATTGAGCAGAGATACAG ATGGGAGCCTGAGCACTGTGGAAACTTTAGCTTCTACAGCAATTTGTGGAATCATTCATTCAATACTTGGCGGGCAACCTATTATGATACTAGGAGTTGCAGAACCTACTATTATTATGTACAGTTACCTCTACAAGTTTGCTAAAGGGAAAGAAGAATTGGGACAGACCCTTTACTTGGCTTGGGCTGGATG GGTTTGTGTTTGGACAGCTCTCATGTTGTTTCTTCTAGCAATATTTAATGCCTGCTCTATCATTAGTAAATTTACAAGGATTGCTGGGGAGACATTTGGCATGCTTATCGCCGTGCTTTTCATTCAAGAAGCAATTAAG GGATTAGTGAGCGAGTTTCATATTCCTAAATCGGATGACCCAAGTTCAGAGAAAAATCAATTCCATTGGCTTTATACAAATGGCCTACTTGGAATCATATTTACTTTTGGCCTTCTctacacagccttaaaaagcagGAAAGCAAGGTCATGGTGGTATGGCACAG GCTGGATTAGAAGCTTCATCGCGGACTATGGAGTTCCTTTAATGGTTCTTGTGTGGTCAGCACTCTCATTTATCGTGCCAAACAAAGTTCCATCTGGAGTTCCTAGAACTCTCTATAGTCCCCTTCCTTGGGAATCTGCATCTTTATATCACTGGACTGTAATTAAG GATATGGGGAAGGTTCCTCCAACATACATATTTGCTGCCATAATACCGGCTGTGATGATAGCAGGACTCTATTTTTTCGATCACAGTGTTGCTTCTCAGATGGCACAACAAAAGGAGTTCAACTTAAAGAATCCTTCTGCTTATCATTATGATATCTTACTCTTGGGATTTATG ACTTTGCTATGTGGTTTGATTGGATTGCCTCCTTCAAATGGTGTCCTGCCACAATCCCCTATGCATACTAAAAGTTTGGCTATTCTTAAGAAACAG TTGATTAGGAAGAAGATGGTTGAAAGCGCAAAAGAGAGTATCAGAAGAAAAGCAAGCAACTCTGAAATCTATGGAAACATGCAAGCTGTATTCATAGAGATAGATAGTTCTCCTGTT AATGCAGTAGCTAAAGAATTGAAACACTTGAAAGAGGCAATAATGAAACATGAAATTGAAAATGGAAATGGGGAAAAATCAAATGGCAGATTTGATCCTGAGAAGCATATTGATGCTTACTTGCCCGTTCGAGTCAATGAACAAAGAGTGAGCAATCTATTGCAGTCACTACTAGTAGCAGCATCAGTAGGTGCTATGCCAGTAATAAAAAAGATACCAACCTCAGTTCTTTGGGGATATTTTGCATACATGGCTATTGACAGCTTGCCGGGAAATCAACTATGGGAAAGAATCTTGCTTCTCTTCATCACCCCTGGCAGGAGATTTAA GGTCCTTGAAGGGGTACATGCATCTTTTGTGGAGTCAGTACCATTCAGATACATTGCAATCTTCACAGTTTTCCAACTTGTATACTTACTTGTGGTATTTGGAGTCACTTGGATTCCCATAGCTGGCATTCTATTCCCCTTGCCATTCTTCCTCCTTATAAGCATAAGGCAGCATTTGCTCCCCAAATTGTTCCACCCTCGTCATTTGCAAGAGCTCGATGCAGCCGAATATGAAGAAATTGCTGGTACCCCAAAACGTGCACTTAGCTTCTCTTTCAGG GAAACGGAGGCAACTGAAGAAGGTAAAATAGAAATTTGTGATGCTGAGATTTTGGATGAACTTACAACCAGCAGAGGAGAGCTGAAATTCAGGACTGTCAGCTTCAGCGAAGATAAACGCCCACAG GTTTATCCAACTGAGAACTGTACAGAATCTTAG